A single genomic interval of Sebastes umbrosus isolate fSebUmb1 chromosome 9, fSebUmb1.pri, whole genome shotgun sequence harbors:
- the b4galt7 gene encoding beta-1,4-galactosyltransferase 7 isoform X1, which translates to MMYSSRRKPALYFKEERRFLSGKCTIYKLFGLCMVLLLVSLLWLQLSCSGEMSATTREDRRPSQPQQLQQPPPPPACPPADSQASAADDPSWGPHKLALIVPFRERFDELLVFVPFMHTFLNKKKIRHKIIIINQMDHYRFNRASLINVGYMESGNDTDYLAMHDVDLLPLNEALDYGFPEEGPFHVASPELHPLYHYKTYVGGILLLTKKHYHMCNGMSNRFWGWGREDDEFYRRLRKAELQLFRPSGINTGYKTFLHIHDSAWRKRDQKRVASQKQEQFKVDPEGGLTNLRHQVESRQELTISGAPVTIINTKLECDQNLTPWCLLA; encoded by the exons ATGATGTACTCATCCAGAAGAAAACCTGCTCTCTACTTCAAAGAGGAGAGAAG GTTCCTGTCTGGTAAATGTACCATCTACAAGCTGTTCGGCCTCTGCATGGTGCTGCTGCTCGTCTCTCTGCTCTGGCTGCAGCTCAGCTGTTCAGGCGAGATGTCGGCCACCACGCGTGAAGACAGACGCCCCTCCCAgccgcagcagctgcagcagccaccgccgccgccggcCTGCCCCCCGGCCGACAGCCAGGCGTCTGCAGCAGACGACCCCTCCTGGGGTCCTCACAAACTGGCCCTCATCGTCCCCTTCAGGGAACGCTTCGACGAGCTGCTGGTGTTCGTTCCCTTCATGCACACGTTCTTAAACAAGAAGAAGATCCGCCAcaagatcatcatcatcaaccagATGGATCACTACAG ATTTAACCGAGCGTCTCTGATCAACGTGGGCTACATGGAGAGCGGTAACGACACGGACTACCTGGCGATGCACGACGTGGACCTGCTGCCTCTGAACGAGGCTCTGGACTACGGGTTCCCCGAGGAGGGGCCGTTCCATGTGGCCTCACCTGAGCTGCACCCGCTGTACCACTACAAGACCTACGTGGGAGGAATCCTGCTGCTCACCAAGAAACATTACCACATG tgtaaCGGGATGTCTAACCGGTTCTGGGGTTGGGGCAGAGAGGACGACGAGTTCTACAGACGACTGAGAAAAGCTGAGTTACAG ctcTTCCGACCGAGTGGAATCAATACAGGATATAAAACCTTCCTCCACATCCACGACTCGGCCTGGAGGAAGAGAGACCAGAAGAGGGTCGCCTCCCAGAAACAG GAGCAGTTTAAGGTGGACCCGGAGGGGGGGCTGACTAACCTTCGCCACCAGGTGGAGTCCAGACAGGAGCTGACCATCAGCGGCGCTCCCGTCACCATCATCAACACCAAACTGGAGTGTGACCAGAACCTGACGCCGTGGTGTCTCCTGGCGTAG
- the b4galt7 gene encoding beta-1,4-galactosyltransferase 7 isoform X2 codes for MMYSSRRKPALYFKEERRFLSGKCTIYKLFGLCMVLLLVSLLWLQLSCSGEMSATTREDRRPSQPQQLQQPPPPPACPPADSQASAADDPSWGPHKLALIVPFRERFDELLVFVPFMHTFLNKKKIRHKIIIINQMDHYRFNRASLINVGYMESGNDTDYLAMHDVDLLPLNEALDYGFPEEGPFHVASPELHPLYHYKTYVGGILLLTKKHYHMCNGMSNRFWGWGREDDEFYRRLRKAELQLFRPSGINTGYKTFLHIHDSAWRKRDQKRVASQKQINSRRS; via the exons ATGATGTACTCATCCAGAAGAAAACCTGCTCTCTACTTCAAAGAGGAGAGAAG GTTCCTGTCTGGTAAATGTACCATCTACAAGCTGTTCGGCCTCTGCATGGTGCTGCTGCTCGTCTCTCTGCTCTGGCTGCAGCTCAGCTGTTCAGGCGAGATGTCGGCCACCACGCGTGAAGACAGACGCCCCTCCCAgccgcagcagctgcagcagccaccgccgccgccggcCTGCCCCCCGGCCGACAGCCAGGCGTCTGCAGCAGACGACCCCTCCTGGGGTCCTCACAAACTGGCCCTCATCGTCCCCTTCAGGGAACGCTTCGACGAGCTGCTGGTGTTCGTTCCCTTCATGCACACGTTCTTAAACAAGAAGAAGATCCGCCAcaagatcatcatcatcaaccagATGGATCACTACAG ATTTAACCGAGCGTCTCTGATCAACGTGGGCTACATGGAGAGCGGTAACGACACGGACTACCTGGCGATGCACGACGTGGACCTGCTGCCTCTGAACGAGGCTCTGGACTACGGGTTCCCCGAGGAGGGGCCGTTCCATGTGGCCTCACCTGAGCTGCACCCGCTGTACCACTACAAGACCTACGTGGGAGGAATCCTGCTGCTCACCAAGAAACATTACCACATG tgtaaCGGGATGTCTAACCGGTTCTGGGGTTGGGGCAGAGAGGACGACGAGTTCTACAGACGACTGAGAAAAGCTGAGTTACAG ctcTTCCGACCGAGTGGAATCAATACAGGATATAAAACCTTCCTCCACATCCACGACTCGGCCTGGAGGAAGAGAGACCAGAAGAGGGTCGCCTCCCAGAAACAG ATCAACTCTAGAAGATCATaa
- the b4galt7 gene encoding beta-1,4-galactosyltransferase 7 isoform X3: MMYSSRRKPALYFKEERRFLSGKCTIYKLFGLCMVLLLVSLLWLQLSCSGEMSATTREDRRPSQPQQLQQPPPPPACPPADSQASAADDPSWGPHKLALIVPFRERFDELLVFVPFMHTFLNKKKIRHKIIIINQMDHYRFNRASLINVGYMESGNDTDYLAMHDVDLLPLNEALDYGFPEEGPFHVASPELHPLYHYKTYVGGILLLTKKHYHMCNGMSNRFWGWGREDDEFYRRLRKAELQLFRPSGINTGYKTFLHIHDSAWRKRDQKRVASQKQV; encoded by the exons ATGATGTACTCATCCAGAAGAAAACCTGCTCTCTACTTCAAAGAGGAGAGAAG GTTCCTGTCTGGTAAATGTACCATCTACAAGCTGTTCGGCCTCTGCATGGTGCTGCTGCTCGTCTCTCTGCTCTGGCTGCAGCTCAGCTGTTCAGGCGAGATGTCGGCCACCACGCGTGAAGACAGACGCCCCTCCCAgccgcagcagctgcagcagccaccgccgccgccggcCTGCCCCCCGGCCGACAGCCAGGCGTCTGCAGCAGACGACCCCTCCTGGGGTCCTCACAAACTGGCCCTCATCGTCCCCTTCAGGGAACGCTTCGACGAGCTGCTGGTGTTCGTTCCCTTCATGCACACGTTCTTAAACAAGAAGAAGATCCGCCAcaagatcatcatcatcaaccagATGGATCACTACAG ATTTAACCGAGCGTCTCTGATCAACGTGGGCTACATGGAGAGCGGTAACGACACGGACTACCTGGCGATGCACGACGTGGACCTGCTGCCTCTGAACGAGGCTCTGGACTACGGGTTCCCCGAGGAGGGGCCGTTCCATGTGGCCTCACCTGAGCTGCACCCGCTGTACCACTACAAGACCTACGTGGGAGGAATCCTGCTGCTCACCAAGAAACATTACCACATG tgtaaCGGGATGTCTAACCGGTTCTGGGGTTGGGGCAGAGAGGACGACGAGTTCTACAGACGACTGAGAAAAGCTGAGTTACAG ctcTTCCGACCGAGTGGAATCAATACAGGATATAAAACCTTCCTCCACATCCACGACTCGGCCTGGAGGAAGAGAGACCAGAAGAGGGTCGCCTCCCAGAAACAG gtgtga
- the LOC119494894 gene encoding transmembrane emp24 domain-containing protein 9-like gives MKMSSGSVCVRMRSVSLFSLLLLNALYSLGSSLYFHIGETEKKCFIEEIPDETMIIGNYRTQLYDKQREEYMPATQGLGMFVEVKDPDDKVILSRQYGSEGRFTFTSHTPGEHQICLHSNSSKFALFAGGMLRVHLDIQVGEHANNYAEIAAKDKLTELQLRVRQLVEQVDQIQKEQNYQRYREERFRQTSESTNQRVLWWSIVQTLILVAIGIWQMRHLKSFFEAKKLV, from the exons ATGAAGATGTCGtcaggtagtgtgtgtgtgaggatgaggtctgtcagtctgttctctctgctgctgctgaacgcTCTCTACAGCCTCGGCTCCTCGCTCTACTTCCACATCGGAGAGACCGAGAAGAAATGCTTCATAGAGGAGATCCCGGACGAGACGATGATTatag gtAACTACCGGACTCAGCTGTACGATAAACAGAGAGAAGAGTACATGCCGGCCACTCAGGGTCTGGGGATGTTTGTGGAAGTCAAAGATCCTGATGACAAG GTGATTCTGTCCCGGCAGTATGGCTCAGAGGGGAGGTTCACCTTCACATCACACACGCCTGGAGAGCATCAGATCTGTCTGCACTCTAACTCCTCCAAGTTCGCCCTGTTCGCCGGAGGCATGCTG AGGGTTCACCTGGACATCCAGGTGGGAGAACACGCCAACAACTACGCCGAGATCGCCGCCAAAGACAAACTGACGGAGCTGCAGCTGAGAGTCCGACAGCTGGTGGAGCAGGTGGACCAGATCCAGAAGGAGCAGAACTACCAGAGG TACCGCGAGGAGCGTTTCCGTCAGACCAGCGAGAGCACCAACCAGCGGGTCCTCTGGTGGTCCATCGTCCAGACCCTCATCCTGGTGGCCATCGGCATCTGGCAGATGAGACACCTCAAGAGCTTCTTCGAGGCCAAGAAACTGGTGTAA